The following proteins are encoded in a genomic region of Mycolicibacterium rutilum:
- a CDS encoding glycoside hydrolase family protein: MRWWTPPRRRWSAVLAVIMMVPMAAMLMAPNDLLSDKRRLVAMPYVLTAAIEESGSTVGMADSHIWELTTPAGQPDYAAMDEHLEAMQQLGIDTVRVIIPWRGNEPWGPPGTVASPIEQSYWARSDYIINRAPERGMAVLGVLNHAPEWGSAFPEPWATIGFEEAPDPELYAEYAARVVERYGDKVGAYEIWNEPNAVTGWAPNIDAALYTEVLKAAYTAIKNVNGDDPNDPLVVAGVLGAVVTTPLLTLDPRAFVATMYASGAQGYFDALSFHPYHYSLPFSEGEVTNSEPWKINSPLEQVIAIRQLMLANGDADLRIWATEYGLPTFGLNGVTEDQQRDYIKDFLDAWAKLEDEDGTNYAGPAFLYTLRDAYLNGELTEATSLGLFKYDILTGEWIAKEAAKWLKDFLADPTNPTDPPPASGGPSNLGEAIAQAMQAFFEQIRATVQLFQQQVEGLVNSVNAMMRAVAQAIASIFNPRSAVAPALAPEVQDAVAAGARTAASALAAETQEPTADVVGGEESADASKTAVETVESEPVVVETAPTVEVEPVSAPEVTSPVEVPASEQEAVAVEGSAADEESNPGAMPTEVDSVTDETREDETGTGTADPVVATDDDTDLADEAATKSRQPDVRVGIVARPGGTGDDDGDVDDAKDSAPSTETADDTDDSADTSSADSSSES, encoded by the coding sequence ATGAGGTGGTGGACTCCGCCGCGGCGGCGTTGGAGCGCGGTACTGGCGGTGATCATGATGGTCCCGATGGCCGCCATGCTCATGGCCCCAAATGATTTGCTCAGCGACAAGCGTCGGCTGGTCGCGATGCCCTATGTGCTGACCGCTGCCATCGAGGAGTCCGGGTCGACGGTCGGTATGGCCGACTCACACATCTGGGAGTTGACGACGCCGGCCGGCCAGCCCGATTACGCCGCGATGGACGAGCACCTCGAAGCGATGCAGCAGTTGGGCATCGACACCGTCCGCGTCATCATCCCGTGGCGTGGCAACGAGCCGTGGGGCCCGCCGGGCACCGTGGCGTCGCCCATCGAGCAGTCGTACTGGGCCCGTTCGGACTACATCATCAACCGCGCGCCCGAGCGCGGCATGGCCGTGCTCGGTGTGCTCAACCACGCACCCGAATGGGGCAGCGCATTCCCCGAACCGTGGGCGACGATCGGCTTCGAGGAAGCCCCGGATCCGGAACTGTATGCCGAGTACGCGGCCCGGGTCGTCGAACGCTACGGCGACAAGGTCGGCGCGTACGAGATCTGGAACGAGCCGAATGCGGTGACGGGCTGGGCGCCGAATATCGATGCGGCCCTTTACACCGAGGTCCTCAAGGCGGCCTACACCGCGATCAAGAACGTCAATGGTGACGACCCCAACGACCCGCTGGTTGTCGCGGGCGTGTTGGGCGCGGTCGTCACCACGCCGCTGCTGACGCTGGACCCGCGCGCGTTCGTCGCGACCATGTACGCCAGTGGGGCTCAGGGCTACTTCGACGCGCTGTCGTTCCACCCGTATCACTACAGCCTGCCGTTCTCCGAGGGCGAGGTCACCAACAGCGAGCCGTGGAAGATCAACTCGCCGCTGGAACAGGTCATCGCGATCCGGCAGCTGATGCTCGCCAACGGTGATGCGGACCTGCGCATCTGGGCAACGGAGTACGGCCTGCCCACGTTCGGGCTCAACGGAGTCACCGAGGATCAGCAGCGGGACTACATCAAGGACTTCCTCGATGCCTGGGCCAAACTCGAAGACGAGGACGGCACCAACTACGCCGGTCCGGCGTTCCTGTACACGCTGCGCGACGCGTATCTGAACGGTGAACTGACCGAGGCGACGTCGTTGGGCCTGTTCAAGTACGACATCCTCACCGGCGAGTGGATCGCCAAGGAAGCGGCCAAGTGGCTCAAGGACTTCCTCGCCGATCCGACGAATCCGACGGACCCGCCGCCCGCAAGCGGTGGCCCGAGCAACCTGGGCGAGGCGATCGCCCAGGCGATGCAGGCGTTCTTCGAGCAGATCCGGGCGACCGTGCAGCTGTTCCAGCAGCAGGTCGAAGGTCTGGTGAACTCGGTCAACGCGATGATGCGGGCGGTGGCGCAGGCGATCGCGTCGATCTTCAATCCGCGTAGCGCCGTGGCGCCGGCACTGGCGCCCGAGGTTCAGGACGCCGTCGCCGCGGGTGCGAGGACGGCGGCGTCGGCGCTGGCCGCCGAAACCCAGGAACCCACGGCTGACGTCGTGGGCGGTGAGGAGTCGGCGGACGCATCGAAGACGGCCGTCGAGACCGTCGAGTCGGAGCCCGTGGTGGTCGAGACCGCACCGACGGTCGAGGTCGAACCGGTCTCGGCACCCGAGGTCACGTCCCCGGTGGAGGTGCCGGCGAGTGAACAGGAAGCGGTTGCCGTCGAGGGGTCGGCTGCCGATGAGGAGTCGAACCCCGGCGCAATGCCGACCGAGGTCGACTCGGTGACTGACGAGACAAGGGAGGACGAAACCGGCACGGGTACAGCTGATCCGGTGGTCGCCACGGATGACGACACCGACCTCGCCGATGAGGCTGCGACCAAGTCACGCCAACCCGATGTGCGGGTCGGGATCGTGGCGCGGCCGGGTGGGACCGGCGATGACGACGGTGACGTCGACGACGCCAAGGACAGTGCACCCTCGACCGAGACGGCGGACGACACCGACGACTCGGCGGATACGTCCAGTGCCGACTCCAGCAGCGAGAGCTGA
- a CDS encoding error-prone DNA polymerase codes for MSWHLGPPTWAEMERVLNSKPRRAGWPIDQQIGDGGDSPAWSRKRGEYQALDVQRPTSTVPYAELHAHSAYSFLDGASTPEELVEEAVRLDLRAIALTDHDGLYGVVRFAEAAKELQMSTVFGAELSLSGGDRTEDPDPPGPHLLVLARGPEGYRRLSRELAKAHLAGGEKGILRYDYDALTEAAGGHWHILTGCRKGHVRHALSTGGPEAANKALADLVDRFGRDRVSVELTHHGHPCDDERNAVLAELAPRFGLGVVATTAAHFAEPSRGRLAMAMGAIRARNSMDEAAGFLAPLGGSHLRSGVEMARLFADRPEVVTAAADLGEQCAFELALIAPRLPPFDVPAGHTEDSWLRHLVMEGARRRYGPPARAPRAYAQIEHELKVIEQLNFPGYFLVVHDITRFCKENGILAQGRGSAANSAVCYALGVTNVDPVANELLFERFLSPARDGPPDIDIDIESDLRENAIQYVYQRYGRDYAAQVANVITYRGRSAVRDMARALGFSQGQQDAWSKQLGQWGNLSEAPHTEDIPEQVIDLAKQVSNLPRHMGIHSGGMVICDRPIADVCPVEWARMENRSVLQWDKDDCAAIGLVKFDMLGLGMLSALHYCIDLVREHKGIDVDLAHLDLSEPAVYEMLQKADSVGVFQVESRAQMATLPRLKPRVFYDLVVEVALIRPGPIQGGSVHPYIKRRNGEETITYDHPSMEPALHKTLGVPLFQEQLMQLAVDCAGFTAAEADQLRRAMGSKRSTERMRRLRGRFYDGMRQRHGITGEVADRIYEKLEAFANFGFPESHSLSFASLVFYSSWFKLHHPAAFCAALLRAQPMGFYSPQTLVADARRHGVTVHGPDVNASLAHATLENAGTEVRLGLGNVRHIGDELAERIVEERAQGAFTSLLDLTQRVQLSVPQTEALATAGALGCFGITRREGLWAAGAAASQRPDRLPGVGASSHVPALPGMTELELAAADVWATGVSPDSFPTQFLREDLDALGVVCADRLLSVPDGSRVLIAGAVTHRQRPATAQGVTFLNLEDETGMVNVVCSRGVWARHRKLAQTAAALLVRGRVQNATGAVTVVAERLGQLTMAVGSRSRDFR; via the coding sequence ATGAGCTGGCATCTCGGGCCGCCGACCTGGGCGGAGATGGAGCGGGTGCTCAACAGCAAACCGCGCCGCGCCGGCTGGCCCATCGACCAGCAGATCGGCGACGGGGGCGACAGCCCGGCCTGGTCGCGCAAGCGGGGAGAGTACCAGGCGCTCGACGTGCAACGGCCCACGTCGACGGTCCCGTACGCCGAACTGCACGCGCATTCCGCCTACAGCTTCCTCGACGGCGCCAGCACGCCGGAGGAACTCGTCGAGGAAGCGGTCCGGCTGGACCTGCGCGCGATCGCGCTGACCGACCACGACGGGCTCTACGGCGTGGTCCGGTTCGCCGAAGCCGCTAAGGAACTGCAGATGTCGACGGTGTTCGGCGCGGAACTGTCGCTGAGCGGCGGTGACCGCACCGAGGATCCCGACCCGCCAGGCCCGCACCTGCTGGTGCTGGCGCGCGGCCCGGAGGGCTACCGGCGGCTGTCCCGCGAACTCGCCAAGGCGCACCTCGCAGGCGGGGAGAAGGGAATCCTGCGCTACGACTACGACGCGCTGACCGAGGCGGCGGGCGGGCACTGGCACATTCTCACCGGCTGTCGCAAAGGCCATGTCCGGCACGCGCTTTCGACGGGTGGACCCGAAGCCGCTAACAAGGCGCTGGCCGACCTGGTGGACCGGTTCGGCCGCGACCGGGTCAGCGTCGAACTCACCCACCACGGGCATCCGTGTGACGACGAGCGCAACGCGGTGCTGGCCGAGCTGGCGCCGCGGTTCGGCCTTGGCGTGGTGGCCACCACCGCGGCTCACTTCGCCGAACCGTCGCGGGGCCGGCTGGCGATGGCGATGGGCGCGATCCGCGCCCGCAACTCGATGGACGAGGCCGCCGGTTTCCTTGCACCGCTGGGTGGTTCGCATCTGCGGTCGGGTGTGGAGATGGCGCGGCTGTTCGCCGACCGGCCCGAGGTGGTGACGGCCGCGGCCGACCTCGGCGAGCAGTGCGCGTTCGAACTCGCGCTGATCGCGCCGCGACTACCGCCGTTCGACGTGCCGGCCGGGCACACCGAGGACAGCTGGCTGCGGCACCTGGTGATGGAGGGCGCCCGCAGACGCTATGGTCCGCCCGCGCGGGCGCCGCGGGCCTACGCGCAGATCGAACATGAGCTGAAGGTCATCGAGCAGCTGAACTTCCCGGGTTACTTCCTGGTGGTCCACGACATCACCCGGTTCTGCAAGGAGAACGGCATCCTGGCGCAGGGCAGGGGATCGGCGGCCAACTCCGCGGTCTGCTACGCGCTCGGGGTCACCAACGTCGACCCGGTCGCCAACGAGTTGCTGTTCGAGCGGTTTCTGTCGCCCGCCCGCGACGGTCCACCCGACATCGACATCGACATCGAATCGGACTTGCGCGAGAACGCGATTCAGTACGTCTACCAGCGCTACGGCCGCGACTACGCCGCGCAGGTGGCCAACGTGATCACCTACCGGGGCCGCAGCGCGGTGCGCGACATGGCCAGGGCGCTGGGCTTCTCCCAGGGCCAGCAGGACGCGTGGAGCAAGCAACTCGGCCAGTGGGGCAACCTGTCCGAGGCGCCGCACACCGAGGACATTCCCGAACAGGTGATCGACCTGGCCAAGCAGGTGTCGAACCTGCCGCGGCACATGGGAATCCACTCCGGCGGCATGGTGATCTGCGACCGGCCGATCGCCGACGTGTGCCCGGTCGAGTGGGCCCGGATGGAGAACCGCAGCGTGCTGCAGTGGGACAAGGACGACTGCGCGGCCATCGGACTGGTCAAGTTCGACATGCTCGGGCTCGGCATGCTCTCGGCGCTGCACTACTGCATCGACCTGGTGCGTGAGCACAAGGGCATCGACGTCGACCTCGCACACCTGGATCTGTCCGAGCCCGCGGTGTACGAGATGCTGCAGAAGGCCGACTCCGTCGGGGTGTTTCAGGTGGAGTCGCGCGCGCAGATGGCCACCCTGCCCCGGCTGAAGCCGCGGGTGTTCTACGACCTGGTCGTCGAGGTAGCGCTGATCCGCCCGGGCCCGATCCAGGGCGGATCGGTGCACCCGTACATCAAGCGGCGCAACGGCGAAGAGACGATCACCTACGACCACCCGTCGATGGAACCGGCGCTGCACAAGACGCTGGGCGTGCCGCTGTTCCAGGAGCAGTTGATGCAGCTGGCGGTGGACTGCGCGGGGTTCACCGCCGCCGAGGCCGACCAGCTGCGCCGGGCGATGGGGTCCAAGCGCTCCACCGAGCGGATGCGCCGGTTGCGGGGCCGGTTCTACGACGGGATGCGCCAGCGGCACGGCATCACCGGAGAGGTGGCCGACCGCATCTACGAGAAGCTGGAGGCGTTCGCGAATTTCGGCTTCCCCGAGAGCCATTCGCTGAGCTTCGCGTCGCTGGTGTTCTACTCGTCGTGGTTCAAGCTGCACCACCCCGCCGCGTTCTGCGCCGCGCTGTTGCGGGCCCAGCCGATGGGCTTCTACTCGCCGCAGACGCTGGTGGCCGACGCGCGCAGGCACGGCGTCACGGTCCACGGACCCGACGTCAACGCCAGCCTCGCGCACGCCACGTTGGAGAACGCGGGCACCGAGGTCAGGTTGGGCCTGGGCAACGTCCGCCACATCGGCGACGAACTGGCGGAGCGGATCGTCGAGGAACGCGCACAGGGCGCGTTCACCTCCCTGCTGGACCTGACCCAGCGGGTGCAACTGTCGGTGCCGCAGACCGAGGCGCTGGCCACCGCGGGCGCACTGGGTTGCTTCGGGATCACCCGCCGCGAAGGGTTGTGGGCGGCGGGCGCGGCCGCGAGTCAACGTCCCGACCGGCTGCCGGGAGTGGGTGCGTCGTCGCATGTTCCGGCGCTGCCCGGGATGACCGAACTCGAGTTGGCGGCCGCCGACGTGTGGGCCACCGGCGTCTCGCCCGACAGCTTCCCGACGCAGTTCCTGCGCGAGGATCTCGACGCTCTCGGAGTGGTCTGCGCGGACCGCCTGTTGAGCGTGCCCGACGGTTCGCGGGTGCTGATCGCCGGGGCCGTGACACACCGGCAGCGGCCCGCGACAGCGCAGGGGGTCACGTTTCTCAACCTCGAGGACGAGACCGGGATGGTCAACGTCGTGTGCTCACGCGGGGTGTGGGCACGCCACCGCAAGCTGGCGCAGACGGCGGCGGCCCTGCTGGTGCGCGGCCGGGTGCAGAACGCGACCGGGGCCGTGACAGTCGTCGCCGAGCGTCTGGGTCAGCTCACGATGGCGGTCGGCTCCAGATCCCGCGACTTCCGCTGA
- a CDS encoding universal stress protein, with protein sequence MRFVVGYLATPGGADAVALGVRFARTLGAELDLCMVLPPDRVAPSIKPVGDFEQHLAAQAQEWLAEAAATVPDDVTVRTHVRIDDSSADGLIQEAARVEADMIIVGGAGGGLAGSYSLGSVVNGLLHSAPLPVAVAPRGTRNSTVDRVHEATCAIGERDGADVLLDTAVRYSLAAGTPLRLVSLVALDPTFGVLRADGDAVRQRALAHAEAVLESAKAELPDGFPVTSTIVEGTTVEDAVGKLDWQDGDLIMVGSSRLSAPRRLFLGSTAAKMLRVLDVPMVVVPRDQLGRDDLP encoded by the coding sequence ATGAGGTTCGTCGTTGGTTATCTGGCCACCCCGGGCGGTGCCGATGCGGTGGCGCTCGGCGTGCGGTTCGCCCGCACCCTCGGCGCCGAGCTGGATTTGTGCATGGTGCTGCCGCCGGACCGGGTGGCGCCGTCGATCAAACCGGTCGGCGACTTCGAACAGCACCTCGCCGCCCAGGCGCAGGAGTGGCTCGCCGAGGCCGCGGCCACGGTGCCCGACGACGTCACGGTCCGCACCCACGTCCGGATCGACGACTCGTCGGCCGACGGGCTGATCCAGGAGGCCGCCCGCGTCGAGGCCGACATGATCATCGTCGGCGGGGCGGGCGGCGGCCTGGCCGGCAGCTACTCGCTCGGTTCGGTGGTCAACGGACTGCTGCATTCGGCACCCCTGCCCGTCGCGGTGGCGCCGCGCGGAACGCGCAATTCGACAGTCGATCGGGTCCACGAGGCGACGTGCGCGATCGGCGAACGCGATGGCGCAGATGTCCTGCTGGACACCGCCGTTCGGTACAGCTTGGCGGCAGGGACCCCGCTGCGGCTGGTGTCGCTGGTGGCGCTGGACCCGACGTTCGGCGTGCTGCGCGCGGACGGCGACGCGGTGCGGCAGCGGGCGCTGGCGCACGCGGAGGCCGTACTCGAATCCGCCAAGGCCGAATTGCCCGACGGGTTCCCGGTGACCTCGACCATCGTGGAGGGGACGACGGTCGAGGACGCGGTGGGCAAGCTGGACTGGCAGGACGGCGACTTGATCATGGTGGGGTCCAGCCGGTTGAGCGCCCCGCGGCGGTTGTTCCTCGGGTCGACGGCGGCCAAGATGCTGCGGGTGCTCGACGTGCCGATGGTCGTGGTGCCGCGCGACCAACTGGGGCGCGACGACCTGCCGTGA
- a CDS encoding MaoC family dehydratase, whose amino-acid sequence MPLDPKAIGAQTEPHLFEWTDRDTLLYALGVGAGTDDLVFTTENSHGVEQQVLPTYAVIACLPFAAIGLVGSFNFAMLLHGSQGIRLYEPLKPAGRLSVVAEVVDLQDKGEGKNAIVMLKATGTDPDTSAVVTETFTTAVLRGEGGFGGQPGQRPVAPQIPERAPDARISLPTREDQALIYRLSGDRNPLHSDPWFARELAGFPKPILHGLCSYGVAGRALVAELGGGDARKVRAIDARFTSPVFPGETLTTSIWRTEAGRAVFRTEAAGPDGSNTRLVLEDGAAEYTD is encoded by the coding sequence ATGCCACTCGACCCCAAAGCCATCGGCGCCCAGACCGAACCCCACCTGTTCGAATGGACGGACCGTGACACGCTCCTCTACGCGCTGGGCGTCGGCGCGGGGACCGACGATCTCGTGTTCACCACCGAGAACAGCCACGGCGTCGAACAGCAGGTGCTGCCCACCTACGCGGTGATCGCGTGCCTGCCGTTCGCGGCGATCGGTCTGGTCGGTTCGTTCAACTTCGCGATGCTGCTGCACGGATCGCAGGGCATCAGGCTCTACGAACCGCTCAAGCCGGCGGGCAGGCTCAGCGTCGTCGCCGAAGTCGTCGACCTCCAGGACAAGGGCGAGGGCAAGAACGCGATCGTGATGCTCAAGGCGACGGGCACCGATCCCGACACCTCCGCCGTCGTCACCGAGACCTTCACGACCGCAGTCCTGCGCGGCGAAGGGGGATTCGGCGGGCAACCGGGTCAGCGCCCCGTCGCCCCGCAGATCCCCGAGCGGGCGCCCGACGCGCGAATCTCGTTGCCCACCAGGGAGGATCAAGCACTCATCTACCGGCTCTCCGGTGACCGCAACCCGCTGCACAGCGATCCCTGGTTCGCCCGCGAGCTGGCCGGATTCCCGAAGCCGATCCTGCACGGGCTGTGCAGTTACGGGGTGGCGGGCCGCGCGCTGGTCGCCGAGCTCGGCGGCGGCGATGCGAGAAAGGTCCGCGCCATCGACGCCCGGTTCACCTCGCCGGTGTTCCCGGGAGAGACGTTGACGACGTCGATCTGGCGGACCGAGGCCGGCCGCGCGGTGTTCCGCACCGAGGCGGCCGGTCCCGACGGTTCCAACACCCGGCTGGTCCTCGAGGACGGTGCCGCCGAATACACGGACTGA
- a CDS encoding nucleoside hydrolase — protein MTHPVFADVDTGVDDAMALTYLFASDDAEVVGIASTAGNVPVHQVCRNNLGLLQLCGLSGIPVSQGAEAPLSTPLRTAEDTHGPQGMGYARLPATEQRLTGHDAADAWVRAAQSHPGELIAIAVGPLTNLALALRKEPALPTLLRRLVIMGGAFDYRGNTTPVAEWNISVDPEAAAEVFGGWTAAWGGRPPAHLPIVLGLNLTENIAMTPALLNRLATAAGVTADPMSVHDERGARSASANPLIAVLEDAMRFYFEFHHDQGEGYLAHLHDPLAAAVALDPSLVECRATTVDVELTGTLTRGMTIADWSNRWGREHNALVGVGVDPGVFFDRFIDRVGAFARQVGS, from the coding sequence GTGACGCACCCGGTCTTCGCCGACGTCGACACCGGCGTGGACGACGCGATGGCGCTGACGTATCTGTTCGCCAGCGACGACGCCGAGGTGGTGGGCATCGCGTCGACGGCGGGAAACGTTCCGGTGCACCAGGTTTGCCGCAACAACCTGGGCCTGCTGCAGCTGTGCGGGTTGTCGGGCATCCCGGTGTCGCAGGGCGCCGAGGCACCGCTGAGCACACCGCTGCGCACCGCGGAGGACACCCACGGCCCGCAGGGCATGGGGTACGCCCGGTTGCCCGCCACCGAACAGCGGCTCACCGGCCATGACGCTGCAGATGCGTGGGTGCGTGCGGCACAGTCGCATCCGGGTGAACTGATCGCGATAGCCGTCGGCCCGCTGACCAACCTGGCGCTGGCCCTACGCAAAGAGCCTGCGCTGCCGACACTGCTGCGCCGGTTGGTGATCATGGGCGGGGCGTTCGACTACCGGGGGAACACCACCCCGGTGGCCGAGTGGAACATCAGCGTCGACCCTGAAGCCGCGGCCGAGGTGTTCGGCGGATGGACCGCGGCGTGGGGCGGGCGGCCACCGGCACACCTGCCGATTGTGTTGGGGCTGAACCTGACCGAGAACATCGCGATGACGCCGGCGCTGCTCAACCGGCTCGCGACGGCGGCGGGCGTCACCGCGGATCCGATGAGTGTGCACGACGAGCGCGGCGCCCGGTCCGCATCAGCCAACCCGTTGATCGCGGTACTCGAGGACGCGATGCGGTTCTACTTCGAGTTCCACCACGACCAGGGCGAGGGGTATCTGGCGCACCTGCACGACCCGTTGGCCGCGGCGGTGGCGTTGGACCCGAGCCTGGTCGAGTGCCGGGCCACCACCGTCGACGTCGAACTGACCGGCACGCTGACGCGCGGGATGACGATCGCCGACTGGAGCAACCGGTGGGGCCGCGAGCACAACGCGCTTGTCGGCGTCGGCGTTGATCCCGGCGTGTTCTTCGACCGGTTCATCGACCGCGTCGGAGCGTTCGCCCGGCAGGTCGGCTCCTAG
- a CDS encoding DUF6480 family protein, with protein sequence MTAIPPDPDPADVPDLEPGGGVPPGSTPPDSDQTSGIGAVESPPGRSRWTPTAVISVIAIAIFVLLFLSAVVWVLMGGL encoded by the coding sequence ATGACCGCCATACCTCCGGACCCCGATCCCGCTGACGTCCCCGACCTCGAGCCTGGTGGCGGTGTGCCGCCCGGGTCGACGCCGCCGGACTCCGACCAGACCTCGGGCATCGGCGCCGTGGAGTCGCCGCCGGGGCGCAGCCGCTGGACGCCGACGGCGGTCATCAGCGTCATCGCGATCGCGATCTTTGTGCTGCTGTTCCTGTCCGCAGTGGTGTGGGTGCTGATGGGCGGGCTCTAG
- a CDS encoding DNA polymerase Y family protein: protein MSASRVLAIWCMDWPAVAAAAAADLPSTASIAVTLANRVIACSAAARSVGVRRGLRRREAQARCPELHVAAADPARDARHFEQVTLAVDDLVPRAEVLRPGLLVLPVRGAARYFGSEQDAAERLVDAVAAAGAECQVGIADQLPTAVFAARAGRIVEPGQDAQFLSPLSIRQLATEPSLAEPGREDLADLLWRMGIRTVGQFAALSRSDVASRFGADAVAAHQLACGEPTRGPSGREPEPELDAVMDCDPPIDRVDAAAFAGRSLAADLHRTLAAAGVGCTRLAIRAITADGKELERVWRCAEPLTEDATADRVRWQLDGWLNRRNPNDRPTAPITVLRLRPVEVVSAEALQLPLWGGVGEEDRLRARRALVRVQGLLGPEAVQVPVLSGGRGPAERITLTPFGDEPVPRADPAQPWPGQLPEPSPTVLLDDPVDLFDADDRPVRVTARGLFSADPSRLAAPGKAVTTGRLAWWAGPWPVDERWWDPEQVKAGRTARAQVLLDRDGRPGQALLLCYRQRRWYVEGIYE, encoded by the coding sequence ATGAGTGCTTCGCGTGTGCTGGCCATCTGGTGCATGGACTGGCCGGCCGTCGCCGCGGCCGCCGCAGCCGACCTGCCGTCCACCGCCTCGATCGCGGTGACGCTGGCCAACCGGGTCATCGCGTGTTCGGCGGCGGCCCGGTCGGTCGGGGTGCGGCGCGGTCTGCGCCGCCGCGAAGCGCAGGCCCGCTGTCCGGAACTGCACGTGGCCGCCGCCGACCCGGCCCGCGACGCCCGGCACTTCGAGCAGGTGACGCTCGCGGTGGACGACTTGGTGCCGCGGGCCGAGGTGCTGCGGCCGGGTCTGCTGGTGCTGCCGGTCCGAGGGGCGGCCCGCTACTTCGGCTCCGAGCAGGACGCCGCCGAACGTCTGGTCGACGCGGTCGCCGCCGCCGGGGCCGAATGCCAGGTCGGGATCGCCGACCAGTTGCCCACCGCGGTCTTCGCCGCGCGGGCGGGCCGGATCGTCGAGCCCGGCCAGGACGCGCAGTTCCTGTCACCGCTGTCGATCCGCCAGCTGGCCACCGAGCCCAGCCTGGCCGAGCCCGGCCGCGAGGATCTGGCTGACCTGTTGTGGCGCATGGGAATTCGCACCGTCGGGCAGTTCGCCGCGCTGTCCCGCAGCGATGTGGCGTCGCGGTTCGGCGCCGACGCGGTGGCCGCGCACCAGCTCGCCTGCGGGGAGCCGACGCGGGGCCCGTCGGGTCGCGAACCCGAACCCGAACTCGACGCCGTGATGGACTGTGACCCGCCGATCGACCGGGTGGACGCCGCAGCCTTCGCAGGCCGGTCGCTGGCGGCCGACCTGCACCGCACCCTGGCGGCGGCGGGCGTGGGCTGCACCCGGTTGGCCATCCGCGCCATCACCGCCGACGGCAAAGAGCTGGAACGGGTTTGGCGCTGTGCCGAACCGCTGACCGAGGACGCCACCGCCGACCGGGTGCGCTGGCAGCTGGACGGCTGGCTGAACCGGCGCAACCCCAACGACCGGCCCACAGCGCCGATCACCGTGCTGCGGCTGCGCCCGGTGGAGGTGGTCTCGGCCGAGGCGCTTCAGTTGCCGCTGTGGGGTGGAGTTGGCGAAGAGGACCGGCTGCGGGCCCGCCGCGCGCTGGTGCGCGTGCAGGGTCTGCTCGGGCCGGAAGCGGTGCAGGTTCCGGTGCTCAGCGGCGGCCGCGGACCCGCCGAACGCATCACGCTCACCCCGTTCGGGGACGAACCGGTGCCGCGGGCCGACCCGGCACAGCCGTGGCCCGGTCAGCTGCCCGAGCCGTCGCCGACGGTGCTGCTCGACGATCCCGTCGACCTGTTCGACGCCGACGACCGCCCGGTGCGGGTGACCGCGCGCGGGTTGTTCTCCGCCGATCCGTCGCGGCTGGCCGCGCCGGGCAAGGCGGTCACGACGGGCCGGTTGGCCTGGTGGGCCGGGCCGTGGCCGGTCGACGAGCGGTGGTGGGATCCCGAACAGGTCAAGGCCGGCCGCACCGCGCGGGCGCAGGTGCTGCTCGACCGTGACGGCCGGCCCGGTCAGGCCTTGCTGCTGTGCTACCGGCAGCGGCGCTGGTATGTCGAAGGGATTTATGAATGA
- a CDS encoding alpha/beta hydrolase: protein MLTEEPALPSRGSLRARGAAAISSLTLRQISAVLPPDQAWGLWCSRQIVARVMDTFGPSLSGTRVRRVDTRTARGNRVVGEWVYGAKVPRRGTDAAVYYVHGSGYALCSPRTHRRLASWVSTLTGLPVFSIDYRLAPRHRFPTAADDVRTGWEWLTTEQGLRAGRVVIAGDSAGGHLAVDLLLQPATAHPAALVLLSPLLDLTFELARARETVRRDPAIRSRDARRLIELYCAGIDSTHARLRLDVASGRVLPPTLIQAGGAEMLAADAIALTDGIRAAGGTCDLEVWPDQVHVFQALPRLTAEAAPAMRRIAAFIARSLRADDIDQIAG from the coding sequence GTGCTCACAGAAGAGCCCGCCCTGCCGTCGCGCGGTTCGCTGCGCGCCCGCGGTGCGGCAGCGATCAGCAGCCTGACCTTGCGCCAGATCAGCGCCGTCCTTCCGCCTGACCAAGCCTGGGGACTGTGGTGTTCCCGCCAGATCGTGGCGCGCGTGATGGATACCTTCGGACCATCGCTGTCCGGTACTCGGGTGCGCCGGGTCGACACCCGAACCGCACGCGGAAACCGCGTAGTCGGCGAATGGGTGTACGGCGCGAAAGTGCCCCGCCGTGGCACCGACGCGGCCGTCTACTACGTGCACGGCAGCGGCTACGCCCTCTGTTCGCCGCGGACGCACCGCCGTCTTGCGTCCTGGGTGTCGACGTTGACCGGCCTGCCGGTCTTCAGCATCGACTACCGACTCGCTCCCCGACACCGATTTCCCACCGCCGCAGACGATGTCCGCACCGGTTGGGAGTGGCTGACCACCGAACAGGGATTGCGGGCCGGCCGGGTCGTCATCGCAGGCGATTCCGCGGGCGGTCACCTGGCGGTGGATCTGCTCCTGCAGCCCGCCACCGCACATCCCGCGGCACTGGTGCTGCTGTCTCCCCTGCTAGATTTGACGTTCGAGCTGGCCAGAGCTCGCGAGACCGTGCGCCGCGATCCCGCCATCCGGTCCCGCGATGCCCGGCGGCTCATCGAGTTGTATTGCGCCGGCATCGATTCCACCCACGCCCGGCTTCGCCTCGACGTCGCGTCCGGTCGGGTCCTGCCACCGACGCTGATCCAGGCCGGTGGCGCCGAAATGCTGGCCGCCGACGCCATCGCGCTCACCGACGGCATCCGTGCCGCCGGCGGCACCTGCGACCTCGAGGTGTGGCCGGACCAGGTGCACGTGTTCCAGGCCCTACCGCGGTTGACCGCCGAGGCGGCCCCCGCCATGCGCAGGATCGCCGCGTTCATCGCGCGGTCGCTGCGCGCCGACGACATCGACCAGATTGCGGGGTGA